The following proteins come from a genomic window of Limosilactobacillus reuteri:
- a CDS encoding type Z 30S ribosomal protein S14 yields the protein MAKKSMIAKCNRPAKFSSREYTRCARCGRPHSVYRKFHLCRICLRELAHKGQIPGLKKASW from the coding sequence TTGGCTAAAAAATCAATGATTGCTAAGTGCAACCGTCCAGCTAAGTTCTCAAGTCGTGAATACACGCGTTGTGCACGTTGTGGACGTCCGCACTCTGTTTACCGTAAATTCCACCTATGCCGGATTTGCTTACGAGAACTTGCCCACAAAGGACAAATTCCTGGTTTGAAGAAGGCTAGCTGGTAA
- the rplE gene encoding 50S ribosomal protein L5 yields the protein MENRLKAKYENEIRPALIEKFNYSSVMQAPKIDKIVLNMGVGDATTNSKNLDEAVEELGLISGQKPLITKAKKSIAGFRLREGMSIGAKVTLRGERMYDFLDKLVNVALPRVRDFHGVSNKAFDGRGNYTLGIHEQLIFPEIDYDKVNRVRGLDVVIVTTAQTDEESRELLAQLGMPFAK from the coding sequence ATGGAAAACCGTTTGAAAGCTAAATACGAAAATGAAATTCGTCCAGCATTAATTGAAAAGTTTAACTACTCTTCAGTTATGCAAGCACCAAAGATTGACAAGATCGTTTTAAACATGGGTGTTGGTGATGCAACTACTAACTCTAAGAATCTTGACGAAGCTGTTGAAGAACTCGGTTTGATTTCTGGTCAAAAGCCTTTAATTACTAAGGCAAAGAAATCAATTGCTGGTTTCCGTCTTCGTGAAGGTATGTCAATTGGTGCAAAGGTAACCTTACGTGGTGAACGTATGTATGATTTCTTAGATAAATTAGTTAATGTGGCGTTGCCACGGGTTCGTGATTTCCATGGTGTAAGTAACAAGGCATTTGATGGTCGTGGTAACTACACTCTTGGTATCCATGAACAATTAATTTTCCCAGAAATTGATTATGATAAAGTTAACCGAGTTCGTGGTTTAGATGTTGTTATTGTAACAACTGCACAAACTGATGAAGAATCCCGCGAATTACTTGCTCAACTCGGAATGCCGTTTGCTAAATAA